The Proteus sp. ZN5 genome includes the window GTTAGGGGCATTTTTTATTGCCACTGATCCAGTTAGCGCCTCTACAACGCCTAAAGGTCGTTTAATTTATGCAGGAATGATTGGTTTATTAGTTTGGGTTATCCGTGTTTATGGCGGATATCCAGATGCCGTTGCTTTCTCTGTATTACTTGCCAATATCGCTGTACCTCTTATTGATAGCTATACACGCCCTCGTGTTTACGGGCATTAATGCTAAGGAGAAAATGATGATCGAAATCTTAAAACGCCATGGACTCACATTAGCTATCTTTGCTGCTTGTACTACGGGCTTAACCGCCGTGGTCTATCACCTCACAGCAGATACCATTGCAGAGCAAGTTGCCTTAGAGAAACAAAAATTATTGGATCAAGTGATCCCCAAAGCGATATATAACAATTCGCTTTCTAAAGATTGCTATCTTCTTACCGCACCAGAGTTAGGTAATACCAAGCCCCATAAAGTTTATGTTGCCCGTTTAGACGGTAAACCTGTTGCTGCCGCATTAGAATCTACTGCACCCGATGGATATTCAGGTGCCATTGAGCTTCTTGTGGGTGCCGACTTTAAAGGAAATGTCCTTGGTGTGCGTGTTACTGCTCATAATGAAACTCCGGGGCTGGGTGATAAAATTGAAACACGTATTTCGGATTGGATCACGACACTGAGTAATAGATTCATTTCTAGTGAAAACGATCCGCACTGGGCAGTAAAAAAAGATGGCGGAGATTTTGATCAATTTACGGGTGCGACGATCACCCCTCGCGCTGTCGTCAACTCATCAAAGCGTACTGCGTGGTTAATACAATCTTTACCAGAGAAATTGGATACACTCTCTGTCTGTGAGGCAAATTAATATGAACTCAATTAAAGAGCTCTTTTCTCAAGGGTTATGGAAAAACAACTCAGCTTTAGTGCAATTACTTGGGTTGTGCCCTTTACTGGCGGTTTCCTCAACAGCAACAAACGCCTTAGGCTTAGGTATTGCGACAACATTAGTCCTACTTTGCACAAATGTGGCCGTTTCTAGCTTACGTCGTTGGGTTCCTTCTGAAATTCGTATCCCAATTTATGTTATGATAATTGCGTCAGTCGTCAGTGCTGTGCAATTACTGATCAACGCATACGCCTATGGCTTATATCAATCTTTAGGGATCTTCATTCCATTGATCGTCACTAACTGTATTGTTATTGGTCGTGCTGAAGCTTTTGCGGCTAAGAATGAAGTTTTTCCTTCAGCTATTGATGGTCTAGCGATGGGATTAGGCGCAACTGCCGCACTCTTTGTTTTAGGTGCTATACGTGAAGTATTAGGTAACGGTACATTATTTGACGGGGCTGATTTACTATTAGGTGAATGGGCGCAAGTATTAAGAGTTGAGATAGTACATTTAGACTCACCCTTCTTACTCGCTATTTTGCCACCGGGTGCTTTTATCGGCTTAGGCTTTATGTTAGCAGCAAAATACCTAATTGATGAAAGACAGAAAAAGCGCAGCACTTCGACAACTAAAACTTACGAAAAAGAACAAGGCTGTGGTAGTCATATCGCTAAAAATTAATTTGTGAGCATAATGAATCAAGCAAAACGTATTGAAATTCTAACTCGGTTGCGCGATGACAATCCGCAACCAACGACAGAGCTAAAATTTGACTCTCCGTTTGAACTATTGATCTCCGTATTACTCTCTGCACAAGCCACCGATGTGAGTGTTAATAAGGCAACAGCTAAGCTTTACCCTGTTGCCAATACGCCACAGGCGATACTGACTTTAGGTGTCGATGGTCTTAAGAAATACATTAAAACCATCGGTCTATATAATACTAAAGCTGAAAATGTGATTAAGACGTGTCAAATCTTAGTCGATAAACATAACAGTGAAGTTCCTGAAAACAGAGAAGCCCTAGAAGCCTTACCCGGCGTCGGTCGCAAAACAGCCAATGTCGTTTTAAACACCGCATTTGGCTGGCCAACAATCGCTGTCGATACACATATCTTTAGAGTGAGTAATCGCACAGGTTTCGCCCCAGGTAAAAATGTCAATGAAGTTGAACAAAAACTGTTAAAGGTTGTTCCGGCAGAATTTAAAGTTGACTGTCACCATTGGCTTATTCTTCATGGTCGTTATACCTGTATTGCACGAAAACCACGGTGTGGCTCTTGTATTATTGAAGATCTTTGTGAATTTAAAGAAAAAACAGATCCTGAATAATTTTTTGCCGATTTGTCTGTTTTTCTGATGCAATATTACTTGCGTCACTACACACAATCGAATAAAACTATTGCCCACTTTTATTATTAAAACTGCCGACTTTCCGGAAAAATATGTTTCAAGACAATCCGCTGCTTGCACAGCTAAAACAGCAACTCCATGCCCAGACACCGCGCGTGGAAGGCCTTGTAAAGGGAACAGATAAAGGCTTTGGCTTCCTTGAAGTTGATGGTCAGAAAAGCTATTTTATTCCCCCTCCGCAAATGAAAAAAGTGATGCACGGCGACAAAGTTATTGCTGCCGTTCATACAAACGGCGATAAAGAGTCGGTTGAACCCGAAGAGTTAGTCGAACCTTTCTTAACACGTTTTGTCGGCCGTATTCAGAAAAAAGAAGGTGATAACCGTCTGTGGATAATTCCAGACCACCCTCTTTTAAAAGACGCTATTCCTTGTCGCCCAGCTCAAGGCTTAACACATAGCTTTGTTGATCAAGATTGGGTTGTTGCTGTAATGCGTCGTCACCCTCTTAATAAAGGTGATAAAGGTTTTCAGGCAGAAATAACCGACTATATCACGGATAAAGATGATCACTTTGCGCCTTGGTGGGTGACCTTAATGCGTCATCAACTTGAACGTAATGCGCCTGAAATGGGTAACGAAGTGCTGACATTACATGATACTTTGCCTCGTGAAGACCTGACTTCTCTCTCCTTTGTCACTATTGATAGTGCATCAACAGAAGATATGGATGATGCGCTCTTTATTCGTAAAGAAGAGAATGGTCAATTAACGCTATTTATCGCAATCGCCGATCCAACGGCTTATATTCTGCCAAATAGTGAATTAGATAAAGTTGCGGCACAACGTGCGCTGACTAATTATCTACCAGGCTTTAATATCCCAATGTTGCCTCGTGAGCTATCAGATAACATTTGCTCATTACGCCCTAATGAAAAACGCCCTGCATTAGTTTGCCAAGTCAGCATCACTGAAGATGGCGCTCTGCTTGAAGATATTCATTTTTACTCTGCATGGGTAGAATCAAAAGCTAAGCTGGTTTATGACAACATTTCAGATTGGTTAGAAGGTGAAAGTTCACAATGGCAACCTGAAAATGAAATAGTTCATGAGCAAGTAATGTTATTAAAAGAGATGTGTGAAAAACGTCATGAATGGCGTGAAAAACATGCTCTGGTCTTTAAAGAACGCCCAGATTACCGTTTTATTCTTGATGAAGGCGGTAATGTTTTAGATATCGTGGCAGAAAAACGCCGTATCGCAAACCGCATTGTTGAAGAAGCGATGATCACCGCCAATATCTGTGCGGCAAAGGTGCTGGCGAAAAACTTAGGCTTTGGCGTTTACAACGTTCATACAGGCTTTGATCCACTTTATATCGATCAAGTCGTACAAACCTTAAAAGATAACGGTATTGAAACGACATCTGAAAGTTTGTTAACGCTTGAAGGCTTCTGCCAATTGCGTCGTGAACTTGATAATCAGCCAAATCAATTCCTTGATAGCCGTATTCGTCGCTTCCAGAACTTTGCTGAAATCAAAGCAGAGCCAGGCCCTCACTTTGGCTTGGGGTTAGAAGCTTATGCAACATGGACTTCACCAATTCGTAAATACAGTGATATTTTAAATCACCGTTTACTCAAAGCGATTATCAGCAAAGAAAGCGCTGAAAAACCGCAAGAAGAAGATGGCATTCGTATTGCAGAGCGTCGCCGTGCTAACCGTATGGCTGAACGTGATGTGGGCGATTGGTTATATGCTCGTTTCTTAAAACCTTTTGCTGGCACTGAAACACCATTTAATGCAGAAATTATCGATATTACTCGTGGTGGTGTACGTGTTCGCCTAGTTGAAAATGGTGCTGTAGCCTTTATTCCTGCACCATTCTTACATGCTGTACGTGACGAAATCCAATGTAGCCAAGAGACAGGTACTGTTATTGTGAAAGGCGAAACCGCGTATAAACTCAATGATGTCATTCCTGTTCGCATTGAAGATGTAAAACTGGAAACTCGTAATATTGTCGCTCGTCCTATCTAATAGGACTTAAATCGGTATACAATAAGGCTGATAGTTCGTTTTGAGCTATCAGCTTTTTTATACCTATAATTTTTAAACTAGCGATAAAAAAGAGCATTAAAAAGAAAGGAAATGTTTTTATGTTGCATGGGAATTTTCTCTTGCATCATAAATTGAATAGTTAATAAATGGATTAAATCAATGAAAGACAAAGTACAAATTAGTCGTTTTTTAAGTTATATCTTACGTCACGCCCCTGAAAGCATCGGTTTAACGTTAGATGACCAAGGATGGGGAGAAATATCAAAATTAATCCCTTTAGCACAGAAAAATGGAACAGCGCTAACCCTTGAATTAATTAAAGACGTTGTAGAAACCAATGATAAAAAGCGTTTTGCTATTTCAGAAAACGGACTTTTTATTCGTGCAGTTCAAGGCCATTCACTTAAAACCACAATTGATTACCAAGCTATTACTCCCCCTAAAATGCTTTTTCACGGTACAGCAACTCGCTTTATCGACAGTATTTTTGAGCAAGGTTTAATTCCTAATGGTCGTCAATATGTTCACCTTTCACAAGATTATAAAACAGCCGTGAATGTTGGTGATCGTCATGGAAAAGCCATTGTTTTAACGGTGGATAGTGAAAAAATGTTTAATGAAGGTTTTGAGTTTTATCAGGCTGATAATGGTGTTTGGCTAACACTTTCAGTGCCAGTGAAATATCTAAAAATAGATGAGAAAGTATAAAATGAAATGCAAAAAAATAGGTGACATTGTCACCTATAATCTTACTTATAAACTTCGCTGTTTTACTAACAATTAATCAGGATATCCCGTAATTGTGATTTTCGTGCCTTTCTTATCTTCTTCTAGCAAAAACTCCGTAAAACCACCTGAAAACTGTTGTTCTATCATTAATTTCTTCGCACTTTCCCACTTATAATCAACAGAAACACCATCTTTTGTATACTCTTTTTGGATGTCATTGTTCACCTTAATGGTTTTTACAAGATAATCTTCATCATGCTCACTGACATATTTTTTATAAGCATCTGCAATTGAAAGATCTGCATAAACACAATAGGTTAATGCCCCATTCTCAAAGACTTCATCCATTGTTTGCTCTGGCGAAGAGCAATATTTATCATGAACAACTATATTCTCAGTCTTGTTTTCTGCAAAAAGCGCAGAAGAATATAACAGTGCAACAATCATCAAATGCGCTTTCATAAAATACCTTTAAAAAGACATTTCTTATATGACAATAAAAATGCGCTAATCTCAATGGAAAATCAGCGCACTATGATTAATTTCGTTGCTATCTAGCTAAATAAATCAGCCACCAGCAAGTTTAACTTTCATTCCTTTGGCTTCTAACAGCGATTTAATTAAATCACGCTTATCGCCTTGGATCTCAATTAAGCCGTCTTTTACACTACCACCACAACCACATTTTTTCTTCAGTTCGGCCGCCAGTTTGGCTAACTCTGTATCATCCAGATCGATACCTGAAACAACGCAAACACCTTTACCTTTGCGTCCACTAGTTTGGCGTTGAATACGCACAATACCATCACCGGCAGGACGAACAGGCTTTTGCTCTTCTTCTTTTATGCGACCCGCATCGGTGGAATAAACCAAACGAGAGTTATTATCCATGTTAAATTACATACCTTGTATAGAACGATTAATTTGTTGCAGTGTTTCAAGAGGATTATCGCTACGCGTGATAGGACGACCAATCACCATATAATCAACACCAGCTGCAATAGCTTGCTCTGGTGTCATTACGCGACGCTGATCGCCAACATCACTTCCTGCTGGGCGAATACCTGGAGTGACTAATAAGAAATCATCACCACAAACTTGTTTAAAGCGCGTTGCTTCATGCGCAGAGCAGACAACACCATCAAGACCACAAGATTTTGTCAGTAACGCTAAACGTTCAGCTTGTTCTGCAGGCGTCAATGTTATTCCCAATTCAATTAAATCAGATTGGTCCATACTGGTAAGTACAGTCACTGCCGTTAAAAGTGGTGCATCTTTACCAAAGGCGGTAAGGCTCTCTTTGGCAGCACGCATCATACGACTTCCACCACTTGCATGTACATTGACCATCCATACACCTAAATCAGCAGCGGCGGCGACAGCTCTTGCAACGGTATTGGGAATATCATGGAATTTCAAATCTAAGAAAATATCAAACCCTTCTTTTTGTAACTGAGTGACAAATTGAGGTCCAAAACGGGTAAACATCTCTTTACCAATTTTTAAACGACAAGATGAGGGATCGATACGCTGTGCAAAATCTAATGCACTTTTTTGATCTTCATAGTCTAGTGCCACAATAACGGGCGCGCAGGTAAGCTCGGGCGATTTTTTATCACAATGAAATGACATTTTAGGGCCTTTATTTATAAAGAGACTATTAAAAAAGTGACATCGTCACTGACCATCTAAACCGCGAATAGGTTTAACGGTATCCCATGAACGACAGGATGGACAATGCCAATATAATGCATGAGAGGTAAAACCACATTTATGGCAACGATAATCTG containing:
- a CDS encoding electron transport complex subunit E: MNSIKELFSQGLWKNNSALVQLLGLCPLLAVSSTATNALGLGIATTLVLLCTNVAVSSLRRWVPSEIRIPIYVMIIASVVSAVQLLINAYAYGLYQSLGIFIPLIVTNCIVIGRAEAFAAKNEVFPSAIDGLAMGLGATAALFVLGAIREVLGNGTLFDGADLLLGEWAQVLRVEIVHLDSPFLLAILPPGAFIGLGFMLAAKYLIDERQKKRSTSTTKTYEKEQGCGSHIAKN
- the rsxG gene encoding electron transport complex subunit RsxG — its product is MIEILKRHGLTLAIFAACTTGLTAVVYHLTADTIAEQVALEKQKLLDQVIPKAIYNNSLSKDCYLLTAPELGNTKPHKVYVARLDGKPVAAALESTAPDGYSGAIELLVGADFKGNVLGVRVTAHNETPGLGDKIETRISDWITTLSNRFISSENDPHWAVKKDGGDFDQFTGATITPRAVVNSSKRTAWLIQSLPEKLDTLSVCEAN
- the nth gene encoding endonuclease III, whose protein sequence is MNQAKRIEILTRLRDDNPQPTTELKFDSPFELLISVLLSAQATDVSVNKATAKLYPVANTPQAILTLGVDGLKKYIKTIGLYNTKAENVIKTCQILVDKHNSEVPENREALEALPGVGRKTANVVLNTAFGWPTIAVDTHIFRVSNRTGFAPGKNVNEVEQKLLKVVPAEFKVDCHHWLILHGRYTCIARKPRCGSCIIEDLCEFKEKTDPE
- the yciH gene encoding stress response translation initiation inhibitor YciH, with amino-acid sequence MDNNSRLVYSTDAGRIKEEEQKPVRPAGDGIVRIQRQTSGRKGKGVCVVSGIDLDDTELAKLAAELKKKCGCGGSVKDGLIEIQGDKRDLIKSLLEAKGMKVKLAGG
- a CDS encoding exoribonuclease II codes for the protein MFQDNPLLAQLKQQLHAQTPRVEGLVKGTDKGFGFLEVDGQKSYFIPPPQMKKVMHGDKVIAAVHTNGDKESVEPEELVEPFLTRFVGRIQKKEGDNRLWIIPDHPLLKDAIPCRPAQGLTHSFVDQDWVVAVMRRHPLNKGDKGFQAEITDYITDKDDHFAPWWVTLMRHQLERNAPEMGNEVLTLHDTLPREDLTSLSFVTIDSASTEDMDDALFIRKEENGQLTLFIAIADPTAYILPNSELDKVAAQRALTNYLPGFNIPMLPRELSDNICSLRPNEKRPALVCQVSITEDGALLEDIHFYSAWVESKAKLVYDNISDWLEGESSQWQPENEIVHEQVMLLKEMCEKRHEWREKHALVFKERPDYRFILDEGGNVLDIVAEKRRIANRIVEEAMITANICAAKVLAKNLGFGVYNVHTGFDPLYIDQVVQTLKDNGIETTSESLLTLEGFCQLRRELDNQPNQFLDSRIRRFQNFAEIKAEPGPHFGLGLEAYATWTSPIRKYSDILNHRLLKAIISKESAEKPQEEDGIRIAERRRANRMAERDVGDWLYARFLKPFAGTETPFNAEIIDITRGGVRVRLVENGAVAFIPAPFLHAVRDEIQCSQETGTVIVKGETAYKLNDVIPVRIEDVKLETRNIVARPI
- a CDS encoding RNA 2'-phosphotransferase, producing MKDKVQISRFLSYILRHAPESIGLTLDDQGWGEISKLIPLAQKNGTALTLELIKDVVETNDKKRFAISENGLFIRAVQGHSLKTTIDYQAITPPKMLFHGTATRFIDSIFEQGLIPNGRQYVHLSQDYKTAVNVGDRHGKAIVLTVDSEKMFNEGFEFYQADNGVWLTLSVPVKYLKIDEKV
- the pyrF gene encoding orotidine-5'-phosphate decarboxylase; its protein translation is MSFHCDKKSPELTCAPVIVALDYEDQKSALDFAQRIDPSSCRLKIGKEMFTRFGPQFVTQLQKEGFDIFLDLKFHDIPNTVARAVAAAADLGVWMVNVHASGGSRMMRAAKESLTAFGKDAPLLTAVTVLTSMDQSDLIELGITLTPAEQAERLALLTKSCGLDGVVCSAHEATRFKQVCGDDFLLVTPGIRPAGSDVGDQRRVMTPEQAIAAGVDYMVIGRPITRSDNPLETLQQINRSIQGM